The following nucleotide sequence is from Bacteroidota bacterium.
TATTCTCGAAGTCATGCTCTCCAACTGGCGCATGAAGCCGCGCCTTGTGGATGGAGGCCGTGCCGCTCTTGAAGAGATGGATCGAGCCAGAAAGCACGGAACGCCCTTTGCGCTGATGCTGCTTGATATCATCATGCCGGACATGGACGGTTTCGAACTCGCACAGGAAATGCAACATCGCGGACTGATGACGGAAACGCATGTCATCATGCTCTCGTCGTCAACTCAAAAAGGAAATGCCGACCGTTGCAGGGCATTGGGCATCCATACATATTTGAAGAAGCCGATCATTCAATCAGAGCTGTTCGACGCGATCATTGAAACGCTGCACGCACATCCCACAGTCGTGGCCAACACGGCACACAAGGTCGTAACAAACGGACCAAAGCTTCAACGTCCGCTATATCTTCTCCTTACGGAAGACAATCCCGTCAACCAGATGTTTGCCATTGCTATTCTCGAGAAGAAGGGGCATCGCGTGCGGGTTGCAAACAACGGGCAGGAGGCAATCGACATTCTCAACAAGGAACAGTTCGATGCAGTGTTGATGGATATTCAGATGCCCGTGCTAGACGGGTTGGAGGCAACACGCCGGATTCGCGCTGCTGAAGAAGGAACGAACAGGCATATCCCCATCATTGCCATGACTGCACACGCAATGGAACGCGACCGTGAAGAATGCCTGCACGTCGGCATGGACAACTACATCTCGAAACCGATTCGTACCGAGCATCTCTTTGAAATCCTCGACGGCATTGCGCCCTCCGTTGAGATACCGGACGCGCAGCAACCCGCGCAGGTCGCCGCCGGCCCGATGCTGACATTTGAAAAACCTGTACACGGTACAGACTCTGTCATTGAAGATCCATCAGTATTTGATCGAGCAGACGCTGTTGAACAATGTCTCGGCAGCAACGAGATGTTGACGCAGCTGGCTCGTGTCTTCCTGCAGAACGCTGATCAGATGATGGCTGCAATCGACTCAGCGATCAACGATCAGGATCCGAAGGCCCTTCACCGTTCGGCACACACGTTGAAAGGTGCCGTGGGAAATCTTGCAGCCAAGAAGACGTACGACGCAGCGCTGCAACTCGAACAAATGGGCCGCAACAATAACCTACGTGGTGCTGTCGAAGGGTTTGAGCGACTCCGACAACATCTCCGGCAGTTGAGACTTCATCTGCAGGAATTCGAGCAGGTTGCTGCATAATCGATCAGGACAAATGTATCATGATACAATCAGAAAAGACACGAATTCTCATAGCGGAAGATGAGCCCACCCAGGCTCTTAAGCTGCAATTCATTCTTCAGCAAAGCGGCTATGAGGTTTCCGTTGCGGAAAACGGCATGCACGCGCTCGATTTGATCAGACAGCAGCCCCCTGCTCTTGTCATCAGTGATATCATGATGCCTGTGATGCATGGCTATGAACTCTGCAGGGCGATTCGAGCCGATGAATCGTTGAAGAATATGCATGTCATTCTCCTGACTTCGCATTCAAACCCAACAGACGTGCTCCACGGATTGGAATCAGGAGCGGACTCTTTTGTGACCAAGCCCTACAATGCAAAGAGTCTCCTCGCCCGCGTCCACCAGATCTTGTCAACCACGGCCGAAGGAACTTCCGGCAATGCGCGGCCAACCGTCGATATTACCTTCGACGGGGAGAAGTACTCCATCAACTCCAGCCGGCAACAGATACTCAATTTCTTCGTCTCGACCTATGAGTCGATGATTCAGAAAAATGCCGAGCTGGCAAAGGCCCGCGACGAGTTGCAGTCGCTCAGCGAAAATCTCGAACGCAAAGTCGGGGAGCGAACACAGTGGCTGCAGGAAGAAATCAAGGAACGTCAACGCGTCGAAGAACAGATTCGCGAGCAAGCCGCCCTTCTTGACAAAGCGCAGGACGCGATTGCTGTTCACGATCTCGAGGGAAATATCGTGTACTGGAACGAAAGCGCCACTCGAGTATATGGTTGGGGCGCTGACGAAATCATCGGAAAGAACGCGGAAGAGATTCTCTACAAGGAAGTGTCGACTGCAGCCGCCAATAGTCCCCTCAGACGGGCCCTCGAAAACGGCGAGTGGAGCGGCGAGCTCAAGCAAACGACCAAAGACGAAAAAGATATCACAGTACAGAGCCGATGGACGCTCGTTCGCGACAACAACGGTGAGCCCAAGTCCTTACTGGTAATTAACTCTGATATCACCGAAAAGAAGCGACTCGAGGCACAAGTCCTGCGCACGCAGCGTATGGAAAGCATCGGCACGCTTGCCGGCGGTATTGCACACGACTTGAACAATGTGCTCTCGCCGATTCTGCTGTCCGTCAACCTCCTTGAACGAAAACTTCCGGACGAGCAAAGCAAGCAAATTCTCAAACTCGTTGAATCGAGCGCGAGGCGCGGCGGCGCCCTGGTAAAACAGGTGCTGACGTTTGCCCGGGGGTTTGAGGGAGAGCGGACGTTGATGTCTCTCTCTCATATCATTAAAGAGTTACAGACTTTTGCCACTCAATCGTTCCCGAAAACGGTTGAGCTTAAAACCAATTGGACAAAGAACCTGTGGAACATCCATGGTGACCCGACGCAAATTCATCAGGTGTTGCTTAACCTGTGCGTGAATGCCCGCGATGCCATGCCTCACGGCGGCAGCGTCAGAATCTCCGCGGAGAACACAACGCTTGACCGGAACTATGCCGCCATGAATCCGGAGGCGAAACCGGGTCTCTATGTCGCCCTGAAAGTGAAGGATACGGGCACGGGAATCCCGCCGGAGGTGCTGGAGAGAATTTTCGAGCCCTTCTTCACAACGAAAGAGGTCGGAAAAGGAACAGGAATAGGCTTGTCAACACTCCACGCAATCGTCAAAGGGCACGGCGGGTTCGTGACGGTTCAGACAGAGGTAGGTAAAGGAACTGAGTTCTCTGTTTACCTTCCCGCGGTTGAATCAACAGCGGGTGAATTTGCCGACTCGCAAGAACAAGCAATTCCGGATGGCGCGGGTGAGCTTGTGCTGGTTGCCGAAGACGAGCCTGTAATCCGCGAGATTACGAAGGATTCACTTGAGCGGCATGGCTACAAAACAGTCATTGCCACAGACGGCATTGAGGCACTCTCGCTCTATCTCCAGCATAAGGACGAAATCAAATTGGTGGTATTGGATATGATCATGCCGTACATGGACGGACCGGCAACCATTCGTGCGCTTGAAAAGATGAACCCCAATGTGAAGGTCCTTGCGGTAAGCGGTTCGACGGAGAAATTCAAGCTTGCGGAAGCAGCCGCTCGTAAGCCTCTCCGCTTCCTTCCGAAGCCATACACAACAGACAAACTGCTGAGCGTGATGGATGAGGTGCTGCACGAAGCCGCATAGATAGGTTTCTTCTCCCTCAAACGTCTTGCACGCGAGAGGGATTGGAACGGTGGCCGTTAGTGGGGGACTGGCGGCCACCATTTTTTTATCCTTATTCCCAACAATCAGCCCCGACAGGTCCACTGCCCGTCGGGACTGCGTGTTCTTCTGCCGGCTATCTCCAAACGGCCAGCAACCCTCCCATCAATACCATGCAGAGGAAGTTGTATCCCATGCTGATGAGATACAGGCCTGTTTTCCGAAATTCAAATGTAACCGATTGATAGGCAGTCGTAACAACCATACCGATACACAACATTCCGCCGATTT
It contains:
- a CDS encoding response regulator, with the protein product MIQSEKTRILIAEDEPTQALKLQFILQQSGYEVSVAENGMHALDLIRQQPPALVISDIMMPVMHGYELCRAIRADESLKNMHVILLTSHSNPTDVLHGLESGADSFVTKPYNAKSLLARVHQILSTTAEGTSGNARPTVDITFDGEKYSINSSRQQILNFFVSTYESMIQKNAELAKARDELQSLSENLERKVGERTQWLQEEIKERQRVEEQIREQAALLDKAQDAIAVHDLEGNIVYWNESATRVYGWGADEIIGKNAEEILYKEVSTAAANSPLRRALENGEWSGELKQTTKDEKDITVQSRWTLVRDNNGEPKSLLVINSDITEKKRLEAQVLRTQRMESIGTLAGGIAHDLNNVLSPILLSVNLLERKLPDEQSKQILKLVESSARRGGALVKQVLTFARGFEGERTLMSLSHIIKELQTFATQSFPKTVELKTNWTKNLWNIHGDPTQIHQVLLNLCVNARDAMPHGGSVRISAENTTLDRNYAAMNPEAKPGLYVALKVKDTGTGIPPEVLERIFEPFFTTKEVGKGTGIGLSTLHAIVKGHGGFVTVQTEVGKGTEFSVYLPAVESTAGEFADSQEQAIPDGAGELVLVAEDEPVIREITKDSLERHGYKTVIATDGIEALSLYLQHKDEIKLVVLDMIMPYMDGPATIRALEKMNPNVKVLAVSGSTEKFKLAEAAARKPLRFLPKPYTTDKLLSVMDEVLHEAA